A genomic region of Botrytis cinerea B05.10 chromosome 9, complete sequence contains the following coding sequences:
- the BcmtfA gene encoding BcmtfA — MNLSSLVHERRNHQQQHFSHYNNTPEAMASSLVSNPYTVHPMAQHSSYTYVNAPQPPPSPPVDETSKCSLPSISSLLGLADGSSPTEQAQQQSSPQQAFKEDYRPESGHQYGPSSSMSSRGALPPTPPMQSDGGFDGRQSPSQASTSSYSVVSAPNYYFNPSQVSAINNMEPHAQRQPVQTVTRRVSMPVSSMQYGHSPFNGSYTMSPGAQSLSSYYPSPIQTQSPQVSSLYYQRPLPQQFPPPMMPVSVTLTPSSGANPWQHHHYISPSSAASFPQSQDRYICQTCNKAFSRPSSLRIHSHSHTGEKPFKCPHQNCGKAFSVRSNMKRHERGCHSFESASMV; from the exons ATGAATCTCTCTAGTCTTGTCCACGAGCgaagaaatcatcaacaacaacatttTTCTCACTATAATAACACACCAGAAGCAATGGCCTCATCGTTGGTTTCAAACCCTTATACAGTCCATCCTATGGCTCAACACTCTTCCTACACATACGTTAACGCACCTCAACCACCACCCTCACCACCCGTAGACGAAACTTCAAAGTGTTCCCTACCATCTATTTCAAGTCTGTTGGGTTTGGCCGATGGATCGAGTCCAACAGAGCAGGCTCAGCAACAGTCATCGCCACAACAAG CTTTCAAGGAAGATTATAGACCAGAGTCTGGACATCAGTACGGTCCTTCCTCATCAATGAGCTCTCGAGGTGCTCTTCCACCTACACCCCCAATGCAATCTGACGGTGGATTCGACGGCAGACAATCGCCGTCTCAAGCATCTACTTCATCATATTCAGTAGTTTCTGCGCCAAATTATTACTTTAATCCTTCTCAAGTCTCGGCCATCAACAATATGGAGCCTCATGCACAACGCCAGCCAGTCCAAACTGTTACTCGAAGAGTTTCAATGCCAGTGTCTTCAATGCAATATGGCCATTCTCCGTTCAACGGATCCTACACTATGTCTCCTGGCGCCCAGTCTTTGAGCTCTTACTATCCAAGCCCGATACAAACACAATCTCCCCAAGTTTCTTCACTATACTATCAAAGACCACTTCCACAG CAATTTCCTCCGCCAATGATGCCAGTGTCTGTGACTCTGACTCCATCATCCGGTGCTAATCCATGGCAACATCATCACTatatctctccttcctcaGCAGCCTCATTTCCTCAGTCACAAGATAGATACATCTGTCAGACTTGTAACAAAGCTTTTTCGAGACCATCGAGTCTCCGAATCCACAGCCACTCACATACCGGCGAGAAACCCTTCAAGTGTCCACATCAAAACTGTGGGAAAGCCTTCAGCGTTAGGAGCAACATGAAGAGACACGAGCGAGGTTGTCACAGTTTTGAAAGCGCTTCAATGGTCTGA
- the Bcmrs6 gene encoding Bcmrs6 — protein MESLSETQWDLVIEGTGLKHSLLALALSRSNKKILHVDNNEYYGDEEAAFSLQETDAWVKRFHSQSGTSTFRNASATYNSTLKEKLGFSRAYNFTLSPQIIYTRSPLLSALVASKVYKQLEFQAVGSWFLYDDAALKRLPSGREDIFQDNSIDNRAKRSLMKFLKFVVDYENQVEVWQGKAEMGLSQFLADDFKLPENLQILIGALTLSLDTLEETKVEYALPRIQRHLTSIGVFGPGFGAVVPKWGGGAEIAQVACRAGAVGGGVYVLGTGIRGSTIIEAQGVTAHEVDLTNDEKVNTKYITRIDNDAPAAGIRVAKIMAIVLSPLASLFTSTVEGSPTSAASVVVFPARTIVASDFSQDYPVYIMAHSSETGECPAGQCILYITTLLPESSTTQAGKLLLEDAISKLLETTEGDGGQVLYSVHYEQQGSKDKLDLAFNDQVLVEVEEEWKRVSGGTDETSFLVFEERNGMNDDDAESAEY, from the exons ATGGAATCGTTGAGCGAAACGCAATGGGACTTGGTGATTGAAGGAACTGGTTTGAAGCATTCATTGCTTGCCTT AGCCCTCTCTCGttcaaacaaaaagatattaCATGTCGACAATAATGAGTACTATGGAGACGAAGAAGCAGCCTTTAGTCTGCAAGAAACAGATGCTTGGGTGAAGCGATTTCATTCGCAGAGCGGCACATCAACGTTCAGAAATGCTTCTGCAACATACAACTCTACTCTCAAAGAAAAGCTGGGCTTCTCGAGAGCATACAATTTTACCCTTTCACCACAAATAATATACACGCGATCACCGCTCCTATCTGCCCTCGTAGCTTCAAAAGTTTACAAACAACTCGAATTTCAAGCTGTCGGTAGCTGGTTCTTATATGATGATGCAGCACTGAAACGTCTGCCATCAGGTCGAGAAGATATCTTCCAAGACAACAGTATCGACAATCGCGCCAAGCGATCActgatgaaattcttgaaatttgtCGTGGATTATGAGAATCAAGTTGAGGTTTGGCAAGGCAAAGCTGAGATGGGGTTGTCACAGTTCCTTGCAGATGACTTTAAGCTTCCCGAGAATCTGCAGATACTCATCGGAGCTTTGACCTTATCACTCGATACACTTGAGGAAACGAAGGTAGAATATGCGCTGCCGAGAATTCAGAGGCATCTGACATCGATTGGCGTCTTTGGTCCTGGATTCGGGGCTGTCGTACCTAAATGGGGTGGTGGCGCTGAAATTGCGCAAGTTGCGTGTAGAGCCGGTGCAGTCGGTGGCGGTGTATATGTTCTTGGGACTGGCATCCGCGGTTCGACAATCATTGAGGCGCAAGGTGTCACTGCACATGAAGTCGATTTAACGAATGACGAGAAGGTTAATACGAAATACATTACTCGAATTGATAATGATGCACCTGCCGCTGGAATCCGGGTTGCCAAAATCATGGCCATTGTATTATCACCTTTGGCATCCCTTTTCACTAGTACAGTGGAAGGCTCTCCAACCTCTGCCGCATCTGTGGTCGTTTTCCCAGCGAGAACCATAGTAGCATCCGATTTCAGTCAAGATTATCCGGTATATATTATGGCTCATTCTAGCGAAACTGGCGAATGCCCAGCAGGTCAAT GCATCCTATACATTACTACTCTTCTTCCTGAATCTTCGACCACACAGGCCGGAAAGCTCCTTCTAGAGGATGCCATCTCCAAGCTTCTCGAAACAACGGAGGGTGATGGTGGGCAAGTGCTTTATAGCGTACACTACGAGCAGCAAGGAAGTAAAGACAAACTAGACCTCGCCTTCAACGATCAAGTCTTGGTAGAGGTCGAGGAGGAGTGGAAAAGGGTTTCTGGTGGGACTGATGAAACGTCATTCTTGGTATTTGAAGAACGtaatggaatgaatgatgatgatgctgagaGCGCGGAATACTGA
- the Bcfre7 gene encoding Bcfre7, with translation MVDLTSQGVSAVGAASQAVQSLAKRIYIPFTATSPPGLIAANTLDPWNKAGKYALAWTYFPVVIVCLVAITRAYHLWTDKLRQAYHKNEVEKQLVRYYQQQQDEYTMTNIHTGESEQQFFPATTLDEKPYIAVTKGSHWSSIPLINDTLALFRWVFYRPIPELRYKKKLVTAFPSLAVVALLIIGLIFVTLQCFLPQPLYWESIRYGSPPLAIRAGMMSVAMTPWLILTAMKSNLISWITGIGHDRLGVFHRWGGYLCLFLALVHTIPFYIQPVWDDGGMTVFGKLFPASRGIIYGTGIACLVPLGWLVIGSLPIVRRLAYELFVVLHIPAAVVYVAMLFWHTNNYLTSWNYLYATVAIWALAYLTRVGNLNWAKPWRNSFLIGDEAAITLMAENAIKVTVPTQMTWRPGQYIYLRMPGISVFENHPFTISSLCSEDFPSEYGEQYRDCTMVFRPFGGFTKKVLETATHNGPFKTYRAYLDGPYGGMQRELAAFDTVILFAGGSGITAIVSQLLNLIKRMRDGKAVTQKIEVVWALKRLESMDWFREELRICREYAPPDTINCQFFVTTAKRYSKIDVAGRAQRPLSTAFHDKLDGFVAGIASKRNSALIRDEAQGNEERERELRREDEDAITSLPHSKHLQPRVHPNVQTSFPPPPTTESKSKNSEKRRSLLAALSPDSHEATRKFLSPLGLATKPQSDSKESFHFPVPPQQLDAPHFQYAPPSANPNRASFVPDTARNSYNPQDHIDDPAEAYNAEMQSSEEGQLSDQFAPREFASTPPAKDLPKLSSEVETTPSLKPPQPAHLRQKSEELKLQIPESNFQHSIPDPTFDFGFPSTPTLFQKNLMRFAFVAPKKKEGWTTEYGRPDLGYMLKEMATGGPDGHGIFGRRTCVFVCGPPEMRINVATTVAKLQADIWGDDSKDEIFLHTENYAI, from the coding sequence ATGGTTGATCTTACATCACAGGGAGTATCTGCTGTAGGCGCTGCGTCTCAGGCCGTTCAGAGTCTCGCAAAACGGATTTACATCCCATTCACGGCTACTAGCCCTCCTGGCTTGATCGCAGCTAATACGCTGGACCCATGGAATAAAGCTGGGAAGTACGCGCTGGCATGGACTTACTTTCCAGTGGTTATAGTCTGTCTAGTCGCAATAACTAGAGCATATCATCTTTGGACCGACAAGCTGCGACAAGCATACCACAAAAATGAGGTTGAGAAACAATTGGTACGCTACTATCAACAACAGCAAGATGAATATACTATGACGAATATTCACACTGGGGAATCAGAACAGCAATTCTTTCCTGCAACGACTCTTGACGAGAAGCCATATATTGCTGTCACAAAAGGGTCGCATTGGTCATCAATACCATTGATAAATGACACATTAGCATTGTTTAGATGGGTGTTCTATCGTCCAATTCCAGAACTCCGATACAAGAAAAAGCTTGTCACTGCATTCCCATCCTTGGCGGTTGTCGCCTTGCTGATAATTGGCCTTATTTTTGTAACACTCCAGTGTTTCTTACCCCAACCTCTCTATTGGGAAAGCATTCGCTATGGATCTCCCCCACTGGCTATCAGAGCAGGCATGATGTCTGTGGCGATGACCCCATGGTTAATCCTCACAGCCATGAAGTCCAATCTAATCTCATGGATAACAGGAATAGGCCATGATCGGCTTGGCGTCTTTCATCGATGGGGAGGCTACTTGTGTCTTTTCTTGGCTCTTGTGCACACGATTCCCTTTTACATACAACCTGTATGGGATGATGGAGGAATGACAGTTTTCGGAAAACTTTTCCCAGCCAGCCGTGGCATTATCTATGGAACTGGAATCGCTTGCCTGGTACCACTCGGATGGCTCGTTATTGGATCCTTACCAATCGTCCGAAGGCTCGCATATGAACTATTTGTAGTTCTCCACATCCCCGCAGCGGTAGTTTATGTGGCCATGCTGTTTTGGCATACCAATAACTATCTTACTTCCTGGAACTACCTTTATGCAACTGTTGCAATTTGGGCTCTAGCTTATCTTACACGTGTCGGTAATTTGAACTGGGCAAAACCATGGAGgaattcatttttgattggCGATGAGGCTGCTATCACGCTGATGGCTGAGAACGCAATTAAGGTGACCGTTCCAACACAAATGACATGGAGACCCGGTCAATACATCTATCTCCGAATGCCCGGAATTTCTGTATTTGAAAACCATCCCTTTactatctcttctctttgcaGTGAAGACTTCCCATCCGAGTATGGCGAGCAATACAGAGATTGTACTATGGTATTCAGACCATTTGGGGGGTTTACTAAGAAAGTTCTCGAAACTGCTACTCACAATGGCCCCTTCAAAACATATCGTGCTTACCTGGACGGGCCATACGGCGGTATGCAACGAGAACTTGCCGCATTCGACACTGTCATTCTGTTCGCTGGTGGGAGTGGTATCACGGCAATTGTTTCACAATTACTAAATTTAATCAAAAGGATGAGGGATGGTAAGGCAGTCACTCAAAAGATTGAAGTTGTGTGGGCATTAAAGAGACTAGAATCTATGGATTGGTTCAGAGAGGAGCTTAGAATTTGCCGGGAATATGCACCTCCTGACACTATCAATTGTCAATTTTTTGTAACGACTGCAAAGCGATACTCAAAGATAGACGTTGCCGGACGAGCTCAAAGACCACTAAGCACAGCATTCCACGACAAATTAGACGGTTTTGTGGCGGGTATCGCGTCTAAAAGAAACTCGGCTCTCATTCGTGATGAAGCTCAAGGcaatgaagaaagagaaagagagttAAGAagggaggatgaagatgctaTAACATCATTACCACACTCGAAACATTTACAGCCAAGAGTACACCCTAATGTACAAACTTcatttccaccaccacccacgACGGAGTCTAAGTCAAAAAACTCAGAAAAAAGACGTTCTCTTTTAGCAGCGCTCTCTCCAGATTCTCACGAGGCCACTCGAAAATTCTTGTCGCCACTAGGGTTGGCCACAAAACCACAAAGCGATTCTAAAgaatcattccatttcccaGTACCTCCACAACAGCTAGATGCCCCTCATTTTCAATACGCTCCGCCCTCTGCGAATCCCAACCGAGCTAGCTTTGTTCCTGATACAGCACGCAATAGTTACAATCCTCAGGACCATATTGACGATCCAGCAGAAGCATATAATGCCGAGATGCAATCCTCAGAGGAAGGTCAACTCTCAGATCAATTCGCACCTCGAGAATTTGCATCTACACCGCCAGCAAAAGACCTGCCGAAGTTGTCAAGCGAGGTAGAAACTACGCCTTCTTTGAAGCCTCCACAACCCGCCCATTTGCGGCAGAAGTCTGAGGAACTAAAGCTTCAAATTCCAGAGTCAAATTTTCAACATAGCATCCCAGATCCAACCTTTGACTTCGGCTTCCCATCAACACCTACCTTGTTCCAGAAGAATCTGATGcgttttgcttttgttgcacCTAAGAAAAAGGAGGGTTGGACTACTGAATATGGTCGACCTGATCTAGGATACATGTTGAAAGAGATGGCTACCGGGGGACCTGACGGGCATGGTATCTTTGGGAGGAGAACATGCGTTTTCGTTTGCGGTCCCCCTGAAATGCGCATCAATGTAGCAACTACGGTGGCTAAGCTGCAAGCGGATATCTGGGGCGATGACAGTAAAGACGAAATTTTCTTACATACGGAGAATTATGCCATTTGA